One genomic window of Pieris rapae chromosome 15, ilPieRapa1.1, whole genome shotgun sequence includes the following:
- the LOC110997226 gene encoding actin-related protein 6: MGETSCYILDNGAYTAKVGLSTMEPKIVPNCIMKAKSERRRPFIGSQLDECRDASGLFYILPFQKGFLINWDTQKTIWDYIFSKECCPVNFSETPLILTEPLFNFHSIQEAMTEIFFEEYECQSLLRINATDLAEYHYRKLHKNEGTIVVDSGYSFTYIVPYINGKKYKEGIRRIDVGGKVLTNHLKEILSYRQLNVMEESYVINQAKEDSCFVSHDFMGDMQITRRTGSKNTIVKDYVLPDYTTLRRGYLRDIVRPNEDLEQQTLRMNNERFSIPELLFHPSDVGIPQMGIPEAIINSIDSCPEGNKESLLENIILYGGNTLFPGFRDRVFNEVRALALDHFDVNVSIAENPITYAWEGGKHLFKDPEFYSFCLTKEEYEEEGRNLAFERFDI; the protein is encoded by the exons ATGGGTGAAACTTCATGTTATATTCTTGATAATGGAGCTTATACAGCTAAAGTAGGTTTATCTACAATGGAGCCGAAGATCGTACCCAATTGTATTATGAAAGCTAAATCAGAACGCCGTCGACCATTCATAGGCTCACAGCTTGATGAATGTCGTGATGCTTCGggcttattttatatattaccatTCCAAAAAGGATTTCTTATCAATTGGGACACGCAAAAAACAATATGGgactatatatttagtaaagaATGTTGTCCAGTTAACTTTAGTGAAACTCCATTGATTTTGACTGAGCCTTTGTTTAACTTTCATTCAATCCAAGAAGCAATGACGGAAATTTTCTTTGAGGAGTACGAATGTCAGTCATTATTACGTATTAATGCAACAGATTTGGCTGAATATCATTATAGAAAACTTCATAAAAATGAAGGTACCATAGTTGTTGATTCTGGTTACAGCTTTACTTATATAGTGCCATATATAAATGGAAAAAAGTATAAGGAAGGTATTAGGCGCATAGATGTTGGAGGAAAAGTCTTAACTAACCATTTAAAGGAGATATTAAGTTATCGTCAGCTAAATGTTATGGAGGAGAGTTATGTTATTAATCAGGCAAAGGAAGACTCCTGTTTTGTATCACATGATTTTATGGGAGATATGCAAATAACTAGAAGAACAG GTTCTAAAAACACAATAGTTAAGGACTATGTTTTACCAGATTACACCACATTAAGGAGAGGATATCTTCGAGATATTGTTAGACCAAATGAAGATTTAGAACAACAAACATTACGGATGAACAATGAAAGATTTAGCATACCAGAATTATTGTTTCATCCATCAGATGTTGGAATTCCTCAAATGGGTATACCAGAGgcaattattaatagtattgaTTCCTGTCCGGAAGGTAATAAGGAAAGTCTGTTggagaatataatattgtatggtGGTAATACTTTGTTTCCTGGTTTTCGTGATAGAGTTTTTAATGAAGTTCGTGCTTTAGCATTAGACCACTTTGATGTAAATGTTAGTATTGCGGAAAACCCAATTACCTATGCCTGGGAAGGTGGAAAGCATTTGTTTAAAGATCCTGAGTTTTACtcattttgtttaacaaaagaAGAATATGAAGAGGAAGGGAGGAATTTGGCATTTGAAAGGTTTGATATATAG
- the LOC110997219 gene encoding cytochrome c oxidase subunit 7C, mitochondrial — translation MLGVVTKSNILGRNVMKTFIRNGSHGGVPGENLPFDIQNRHKLTLLFTVFIGSGLGAPFLITRHQLLKK, via the exons ATGTTGGGTGTTGTAACCAAGTCAAACATCCTTGGAAGGAATGTGATGAAAACTTTCATCAGGAATGGATCCCATGGAGGTGTTCCAGGGGAG AATCTGCCATTTGACATCCAAAACAGGCACAAGCTAACTTTATTGTTTACTGTTTTCATTGGATCCGGTCTGGGAGCACCCTTCCTCATCACCCGCCACCAACTGCTTAAGAAGTAA
- the LOC110997215 gene encoding protein CDV3 homolog: protein MADLDDFFAKKDRKKSKSVKKFATADEMAKKLEDTKQKTDVRPKKDRPATEGEEAGSIREEEEWKEYEEPVKDYTGLKLQVLQRGTRAPESGRDTAAEDSTPENSKNKGPWNKPVEAEQVVVKPPPPPVEEKIRATSTYVPPQSRQRPCDGSVRRPQNKASLDIHNEDYFPVLGAGAKRGGGWSTAGGAPPPRAQHALNPLALGNRFTSLPDDS, encoded by the exons ATGGCTGATCTAGATGATTTCTTCGCAAAAAAAGATCGTAAAAAGTCTAAGTCGGTCAAAAAGTTTGCTACTGCGGATGAAATGGCGAAAAAATTGGAGGACACAAAACAGAAAACGGATGTAAGACCGAAGAAAGACAGGCCGGCGACAGAAGGCGAAGAGGCTGGATCAATTAGG gaAGAAGAGGAGTGGAAAGAATATGAAGAACCAGTAAAGGATTATACAGGCCTCAAGCTACAGGTGCTGCAGAGAGGTACTAGAGCTCCAGAAAGTGGTCGGGATACAGCAGCTGAAGACTCTACCCCTGAAAACTCTAAAAACAAGGGCCCATGGAACAAGCCA gtGGAAGCAGAACAAGTAGTGGTTAAACCTCCGCCACCACCTGTGGAAGAAAAAATCCGTGCGACTTCCACTTATGTCCCGCCACAGTCGAGACAACGCCCCTGTGATGGATCAGTTCGGCGTCCCCAGAAT AAAGCGTCTCTGGACATCCACAACGAGGACTACTTCCCTGTGCTGGGTGCGGGGGCGAAGCGCGGTGGGGGTTGGAGCACGGCGGGTGGTGCCCCCCCGCCCCGCGCGCAGCACGCCCTCAACCCTCTGGCACTCGGCAACCGATTCACGTCTTTGCCCGATGACAGTTAG